One part of the Prosthecobacter vanneervenii genome encodes these proteins:
- a CDS encoding sugar isomerase domain-containing protein: MTPALQYLDASQGLLNRVRDQLPLIQQAADLFAQTILAGQMVHVFGSGHSRILVEEMWPRYGSFPGFNPIVELSLTFHNLVVGANGQRQAMFLENVSGLANRILRNFDLKAGDSALVISSSGCNVVPVEMAEEFQKRGVKVVGIISTVHSQASTSRHRDGKKLQDFSDIVLDTGAPVGDAMIKIENLDTPVAPGSTVGGCLLVNSIKAEVADRLTKAGQPPKVLTAGAVVGAAKATELFEAAYDEHARRIAPYYAGLGA; the protein is encoded by the coding sequence ATGACTCCCGCCCTCCAATACCTCGACGCCAGCCAAGGCCTTCTCAACCGTGTCCGCGATCAGCTTCCGCTCATCCAGCAGGCCGCCGACCTGTTCGCGCAGACGATCCTCGCCGGGCAGATGGTGCACGTCTTCGGCTCCGGCCACAGCCGCATCTTGGTGGAGGAGATGTGGCCGCGCTACGGCTCATTCCCCGGCTTCAATCCCATCGTCGAGCTCTCGCTGACCTTCCACAATCTCGTCGTCGGGGCGAACGGCCAGCGGCAGGCCATGTTTCTGGAAAACGTCAGCGGTCTGGCGAACCGCATCCTGCGCAACTTCGACCTCAAGGCCGGAGACAGCGCCCTCGTCATCTCCAGCAGCGGCTGCAACGTGGTGCCCGTGGAAATGGCCGAGGAGTTCCAAAAGCGCGGCGTCAAGGTGGTGGGCATCATCAGCACCGTGCACAGCCAGGCCAGCACCAGCCGCCATCGCGATGGCAAAAAGCTCCAGGATTTCTCCGACATCGTCCTCGACACTGGCGCGCCGGTTGGAGACGCGATGATCAAGATCGAAAACCTCGACACCCCCGTCGCCCCAGGCAGCACCGTGGGCGGCTGCCTGCTGGTGAACAGCATCAAGGCCGAAGTGGCAGATCGCCTCACCAAAGCCGGCCAGCCACCCAAGGTGCTCACTGCAGGTGCAGTCGTCGGCGCTGCGAAAGCCACCGAACTCTTCGAGGCCGCGTATGACGAGCACGCCCGGCGTATCGCCCCGTATTATGCGGGGCTGGGAGCTTAG
- a CDS encoding PEP-CTERM sorting domain-containing protein (PEP-CTERM proteins occur, often in large numbers, in the proteomes of bacteria that also encode an exosortase, a predicted intramembrane cysteine proteinase. The presence of a PEP-CTERM domain at a protein's C-terminus predicts cleavage within the sorting domain, followed by covalent anchoring to some some component of the (usually Gram-negative) cell surface. Many PEP-CTERM proteins exhibit an unusual sequence composition that includes large numbers of potential glycosylation sites. Expression of one such protein has been shown restore the ability of a bacterium to form floc, a type of biofilm.), translated as MKLNHVFCFALANYCTLNTLSAQTTLVGSGSSSYSDLFPSSSPVTYDVPGGGLISITLSNGSTTATRGLWDLTAQGGANATILLSLTESAAQATLTGTSLQFGVSNDNNSLLGLLGTGASIHYAWDAVAYFDTPGSILSYSPNTTYSVSFDVDGNNGLLSSVSGLTPSFTFELIDGSGNALTSNSNGTQINIAGLLGTGVPTGTISLTYTTDSSTPTGPIGVRFIGDAQVGSSALSLGTTYATISNLDITSTPVPEPGSCVLIGSVGVAMLLRRRRLG; from the coding sequence ATGAAACTTAACCATGTGTTTTGTTTTGCATTAGCTAATTATTGCACCCTCAATACGCTTAGCGCCCAAACCACCCTGGTGGGATCTGGAAGCAGCAGCTACAGCGACCTCTTCCCCTCTTCTAGCCCAGTGACCTATGACGTCCCCGGCGGAGGGCTGATATCGATCACGCTTTCCAATGGCTCCACCACCGCCACTCGAGGCTTGTGGGACCTGACGGCTCAAGGCGGGGCCAATGCCACCATTCTGCTCAGCCTGACGGAGTCGGCAGCGCAAGCAACGCTCACGGGGACATCGCTGCAGTTTGGTGTCAGCAATGACAACAACTCGCTTCTGGGCCTGCTGGGCACGGGAGCCAGCATTCACTATGCCTGGGATGCCGTGGCCTATTTTGACACACCGGGCAGCATCCTCAGCTACAGCCCAAACACGACCTACAGCGTGAGCTTTGACGTGGACGGCAACAACGGCCTGCTCAGCTCGGTGTCCGGGCTGACGCCGAGCTTCACCTTTGAGCTGATCGACGGCTCGGGCAATGCCCTGACCAGCAACAGCAACGGCACGCAGATCAACATTGCCGGGCTGCTGGGCACCGGCGTGCCCACGGGAACGATCAGCCTCACCTACACCACGGACAGCTCGACGCCTACCGGGCCTATCGGAGTACGCTTCATCGGTGATGCGCAGGTCGGCTCCTCCGCTCTCAGCCTAGGCACCACCTATGCCACGATCTCCAACCTCGACATCACCTCCACCCCTGTGCCGGAGCCTGGAAGCTGTGTGCTGATCGGTTCCGTGGGCGTGGCGATGCTGCTGAGGCGGAGGAGGCTGGGCTAA
- a CDS encoding ROK family protein, whose protein sequence is MNLSIGIDLGGTNIKAALVETASARTVATLSKPTRDGEFDGDTPRFALTVREIVQEFEAQAGQKLRVGLSAPGLANPNGHCIDWMPGRMHGLEKFHWSAFLERDCRVLNDAHSALLGEVWAGAAKDTQDAFMLTLGTGVGGAIWSGGRLLQGKIGRAGHLGHVTVDANAACDDFNTPGSLEDAIGNQTISQRGEGRYATTHALIDAYGAGDAHAAAVWLKSVKHLAAAIASLINVLDPEVVIVGGGIATGAGERLFGPLQQALDGFEWRPGGNQARIVPATLGDSAGCLGSVFNLLQHS, encoded by the coding sequence ATGAATTTATCCATCGGCATCGACCTCGGCGGCACCAACATCAAAGCCGCGCTTGTGGAGACAGCCAGCGCCCGCACCGTGGCTACGCTTTCCAAGCCCACCCGCGATGGCGAATTCGACGGCGACACCCCGCGCTTTGCTCTCACGGTGCGTGAGATCGTGCAGGAATTCGAAGCACAGGCCGGGCAAAAGCTCCGCGTCGGGCTCTCTGCGCCCGGGCTGGCGAATCCCAACGGCCATTGCATCGACTGGATGCCGGGGCGCATGCATGGGCTGGAGAAATTTCACTGGTCAGCCTTTCTGGAGCGCGACTGCCGCGTACTGAATGATGCCCACTCCGCTCTGCTCGGCGAGGTCTGGGCAGGCGCGGCGAAGGACACGCAGGATGCCTTCATGCTCACGCTCGGCACGGGCGTGGGCGGTGCCATCTGGAGCGGCGGTCGCTTGCTTCAGGGAAAGATCGGACGCGCAGGGCATCTCGGCCACGTCACGGTTGATGCGAATGCCGCCTGCGATGACTTTAACACCCCCGGCAGCCTGGAGGACGCCATCGGAAACCAGACCATCTCTCAGCGCGGCGAGGGCCGCTACGCCACCACACATGCGCTGATCGATGCGTATGGCGCAGGCGATGCGCATGCCGCCGCCGTGTGGCTCAAATCGGTGAAGCATCTCGCTGCCGCCATCGCCTCGCTCATCAATGTGCTCGACCCCGAGGTCGTCATCGTCGGCGGCGGCATCGCCACCGGAGCAGGGGAGCGATTGTTTGGCCCGCTGCAGCAGGCGCTGGACGGCTTCGAATGGCGTCCCGGCGGCAATCAGGCCCGCATCGTCCCCGCCACCCTTGGCGACAGCGCCGGGTGCCTCGGTTCTGTTTTTAATCTTCTTCAACACTCATGA
- a CDS encoding tetratricopeptide repeat protein, translating to MKPLLGIFILTASLTAKAEEYMGAAAVLKLLAEKTQAQPAAEKKADPVEELRLMVKAMRTEAASLAPAEAAKRWLALLDAYLTIPAEQLYSNRAYEDRLSMATIIMALPPPAAWEEIRTQLEKRKGAKPLQNEALRLLAAALLGNTAAEKECLERMRKEVASLKKLEDYQRENYLENIENIAETLQTLTGSPAEKAASFEKSLSQLEKGDDTYRQRHGSNLNIPDLVKLVGEKHAEELLIRVLKFGPDAIEIDGTATQKLAASLALKHIGLLKKPLWELVHSLDDAALYEALKKKFSQKDRQGNQHHAERIYLVALIADGRTEDATRLILEEAGRRDDGSGLQLDVDDLDALGRQGLGAKVLGFLKQLLSKDPGIPCWRQFIELSARQNASAAALELMDKSLATPGLSAGVKSQIQSHRYLALLAADKREEGVQVLRELVNAGPQGGASDGKAQAQEVRQRWEQLGVHVTEAMLSRFQQEARGGDSRGLDEYIRLCGKLAALGQLLGKPELIEEGLSKANATYETLPDNDPNGPSFADSLVDLLLDHQRGPKAESVLANQIVRMLGADKPQRGRVRLDSQLTQLAAIYDQGGRHADVLALLEQSPYWGAPDLAAFESNNSGKTPLLLIAARALDGAGRADDARRVVSRALQDYPATDGVYELLLKVGAKQPLEELLDEMAKRDRFEERPLIWKARVQLNAGKLDEAEKTVRAAIAIDPSDGEQGKGDRMRAYAVLAEVLEKKGDADTAKIMRGAVSAIRKSEAADDWWQAGLLSEAVRRYEAALLDFADAYCIQSRLALRYSEVGDMARAEQHYLRAFELMPESFGRVESHCFGCEGAFKNHQAQNAADKVFTRLAATPPVKAQVYYLLGYLRESQDRSADAAEAYRQAVKTDPDYLNAWKELSSLSETSGIADEERENAALQIFRLDPAGRHSGPDLNRLHDLRRLWGALLDAEKNQPPTETGPLLPLTAAKAKIEAQKTTAAGGANPWDTWSYPTLFSRRNDTRQHLTEHHLINVLTNFVDSLSRM from the coding sequence ATGAAGCCACTCCTAGGCATATTTATACTCACCGCATCGCTCACAGCCAAAGCAGAGGAGTACATGGGCGCAGCCGCCGTGCTCAAACTGCTGGCGGAAAAGACACAAGCCCAGCCTGCCGCAGAAAAGAAGGCGGATCCCGTGGAAGAGCTGCGGCTGATGGTCAAAGCAATGCGTACCGAGGCGGCGTCCCTGGCACCGGCCGAGGCGGCAAAACGCTGGCTGGCTCTGCTGGACGCCTACCTCACCATCCCTGCCGAGCAGCTTTACTCCAACCGCGCCTATGAAGACCGCCTGAGCATGGCCACCATCATCATGGCCCTGCCTCCGCCCGCTGCGTGGGAGGAGATCCGTACCCAGCTCGAGAAACGCAAGGGAGCCAAGCCACTACAGAACGAGGCCCTTCGCCTGCTGGCGGCAGCACTTCTGGGAAACACCGCTGCAGAGAAAGAATGCCTGGAGCGGATGCGCAAGGAGGTCGCTTCGCTCAAAAAACTGGAGGACTACCAGCGCGAAAACTATCTGGAGAACATCGAGAACATCGCGGAGACACTGCAAACTTTGACAGGCTCCCCTGCCGAAAAGGCGGCATCCTTTGAGAAAAGCCTCTCCCAGCTGGAGAAAGGAGACGACACCTACCGCCAGCGACATGGGAGCAATCTCAACATTCCTGACCTCGTCAAACTCGTCGGCGAAAAGCATGCCGAAGAGCTGCTGATCCGCGTGCTGAAGTTTGGTCCTGATGCCATCGAGATCGACGGTACCGCCACACAAAAGCTGGCTGCCAGCCTGGCTCTGAAGCACATCGGCCTGCTCAAAAAGCCGCTGTGGGAGCTGGTGCACTCGCTGGATGACGCCGCTCTTTATGAGGCGCTGAAAAAGAAGTTTTCCCAGAAGGACAGGCAGGGGAACCAGCACCACGCGGAGCGCATTTACCTGGTGGCGCTGATCGCCGATGGCAGGACGGAGGATGCCACACGGCTGATCCTGGAGGAAGCCGGCCGCCGCGATGATGGCAGCGGTCTTCAGCTCGATGTGGATGACCTCGATGCCCTGGGACGTCAGGGGCTGGGAGCCAAGGTGCTGGGCTTTCTAAAGCAGCTCCTTTCGAAAGACCCAGGCATTCCCTGCTGGCGTCAGTTCATCGAGCTTTCCGCACGTCAGAATGCCTCTGCCGCTGCGCTGGAACTCATGGACAAAAGCCTGGCCACCCCCGGGCTCTCCGCTGGCGTGAAAAGCCAGATCCAATCCCACCGCTACCTGGCGCTGCTGGCGGCGGACAAGCGAGAGGAAGGTGTGCAGGTGCTGCGCGAACTGGTGAATGCAGGCCCGCAAGGCGGTGCCTCGGATGGCAAAGCACAGGCGCAGGAAGTACGGCAACGCTGGGAGCAGCTGGGCGTGCACGTCACCGAAGCGATGCTCAGCCGCTTTCAGCAGGAAGCGCGGGGTGGCGACTCCCGAGGCCTGGACGAATACATCCGCCTCTGCGGCAAGCTGGCGGCGCTGGGGCAGCTGCTAGGCAAGCCCGAACTGATCGAGGAGGGCCTGTCCAAGGCCAACGCGACCTATGAAACGCTGCCTGACAATGACCCCAACGGCCCATCTTTTGCGGATTCCCTGGTGGATCTGCTGCTGGACCACCAGCGTGGCCCCAAGGCGGAATCAGTGCTGGCCAATCAAATCGTCCGCATGCTTGGCGCAGACAAGCCACAACGCGGCCGCGTGCGGCTGGACTCCCAGCTGACTCAGCTGGCCGCCATCTACGACCAGGGGGGGCGCCATGCGGATGTGCTGGCCCTGCTGGAGCAGTCTCCCTACTGGGGCGCTCCGGATCTGGCGGCCTTTGAGTCCAACAACAGCGGAAAAACTCCGCTGCTGCTGATCGCCGCACGCGCCCTGGACGGTGCCGGACGTGCAGACGACGCCCGCCGCGTGGTCAGCCGGGCCCTGCAGGACTACCCTGCGACGGACGGCGTGTATGAGCTGCTGCTGAAAGTGGGCGCCAAACAACCGCTGGAGGAACTGCTGGATGAGATGGCGAAACGTGACCGGTTTGAGGAGCGGCCGCTCATCTGGAAGGCACGCGTGCAGTTGAATGCCGGAAAGCTCGATGAAGCGGAAAAAACCGTTCGTGCCGCCATCGCCATCGATCCCAGCGATGGCGAGCAGGGCAAAGGAGACCGCATGCGCGCCTACGCCGTGCTGGCGGAGGTACTGGAGAAAAAAGGAGACGCCGACACCGCCAAGATCATGCGCGGGGCCGTGAGCGCCATCCGCAAGTCCGAGGCCGCAGACGACTGGTGGCAGGCCGGGCTGCTGAGCGAGGCCGTGCGCCGCTACGAGGCGGCACTGCTGGACTTTGCCGACGCCTACTGCATCCAGTCCAGACTGGCGCTGCGCTATAGCGAGGTCGGAGATATGGCCAGGGCGGAGCAGCACTACCTGCGCGCCTTTGAGCTCATGCCCGAGAGCTTTGGCCGAGTGGAGAGCCACTGCTTTGGCTGTGAAGGCGCCTTTAAAAACCACCAGGCGCAAAACGCGGCGGACAAAGTGTTTACACGGCTGGCAGCCACACCGCCCGTGAAAGCGCAGGTGTATTACCTGCTGGGCTACCTTCGCGAATCTCAAGACCGTTCGGCGGATGCCGCTGAAGCCTACCGCCAGGCGGTGAAAACGGACCCCGATTACCTTAATGCCTGGAAGGAGCTGTCGTCCCTTTCGGAAACCTCCGGCATCGCCGATGAGGAGAGAGAAAATGCCGCGCTGCAGATCTTCCGCCTGGACCCCGCCGGCAGGCATTCGGGCCCCGACTTGAACCGGTTGCATGATCTGCGCCGCCTCTGGGGTGCGCTGCTGGACGCCGAGAAAAACCAGCCCCCGACGGAAACAGGCCCGCTGCTGCCCCTGACCGCAGCAAAAGCCAAAATCGAAGCTCAAAAAACAACAGCCGCCGGAGGTGCCAACCCCTGGGACACCTGGAGCTATCCCACCCTCTTTTCGCGTCGGAATGATACCCGCCAGCATCTCACGGAACATCACCTGATCAATGTTCTCACCAACTTCGTGGACAGCCTCAGCCGGATGTAA
- a CDS encoding methionine synthase: protein MQSQPLRTSVIGSYPFPGWLEFSARHLAEFGSADISEMQDDAAQVAIQDQLAAGLDVITDGEQTRFDFNLSFYGFIEGIALEPASPRRFGPPAHDQRGKHEIVGELRAPRGLGAVEEFQRLQRLAAHTGKRLKVSVPGPYTLSGRLAPNAQYKDRYAITEALLPLVNKEIADLVAAGAEEICVDEPSMSCYGYREDTKRFVDIFNRTVSSGYGKARICTHLCFGNFKGHPVGWRKYAPLFPAFLDLHCDEVHVEMANREYAELEVIKPMAERYDVAVGIIDVKSYHIETPEQIADAVRACLKHAPAEKLVFAPDCGLSQTARWAAKKKLASMVAGVGIVKKELGLA from the coding sequence ATGCAGTCCCAACCGCTCCGCACCTCCGTCATTGGCAGCTATCCTTTTCCCGGCTGGCTCGAGTTTTCAGCCCGGCATCTGGCTGAATTTGGCAGTGCGGACATCTCTGAAATGCAGGACGACGCCGCTCAGGTGGCCATCCAGGATCAACTGGCCGCCGGGCTGGATGTGATCACGGACGGCGAGCAGACGCGCTTTGACTTCAATCTCTCCTTCTACGGCTTCATCGAGGGCATCGCGCTGGAGCCCGCCAGCCCGCGCCGCTTTGGCCCCCCGGCGCATGACCAGCGTGGCAAGCACGAGATCGTGGGAGAGCTGCGCGCCCCGCGCGGCCTGGGTGCGGTGGAGGAGTTTCAGCGCCTGCAGCGGCTGGCTGCGCATACGGGCAAGCGCCTCAAAGTCTCCGTGCCTGGGCCCTACACGCTTAGCGGGCGGCTTGCGCCGAATGCTCAATACAAAGACCGCTACGCCATCACCGAGGCGCTGCTGCCCCTCGTGAACAAGGAGATCGCCGATCTCGTAGCCGCCGGCGCGGAGGAGATCTGCGTGGATGAGCCCAGCATGAGCTGCTACGGCTACCGCGAGGATACCAAGCGCTTTGTGGACATCTTCAACCGCACCGTGAGCAGCGGCTATGGCAAGGCACGCATCTGCACGCACCTGTGCTTTGGCAATTTCAAAGGCCACCCGGTGGGCTGGCGCAAATACGCGCCGCTTTTCCCCGCCTTCTTGGATCTTCATTGCGACGAGGTCCACGTGGAGATGGCCAACCGCGAATACGCCGAGCTGGAAGTCATCAAACCGATGGCCGAGCGCTACGATGTCGCCGTGGGCATCATTGATGTAAAGAGCTACCACATCGAGACACCCGAGCAGATCGCCGACGCCGTGCGCGCCTGTCTCAAGCACGCGCCTGCGGAAAAGCTCGTCTTTGCCCCAGACTGTGGTCTCTCACAGACCGCACGCTGGGCCGCCAAGAAGAAGCTCGCGAGCATGGTGGCTGGCGTGGGCATCGTGAAGAAGGAGCTCGGCCTGGCCTGA
- a CDS encoding sulfatase, with protein sequence MFRKCLLSLVFCASVLPAAERPNVVFFLVDDLGQRDLGCYGSSFYETPNIDRLAKEGARFTDAYAACPVCSPTRAAIQTGRWPQRTGITDYIGAPLKPEGWKRNTRLLPAPYSDRLAHEEVTLGELMKSAGYATFFGGKWHLGPEGFWPEDQGYDVNMGGIDRGGPYGRGKYFVPYDNPRLPDGPPGEHLPDRLATEAGKFIEAHKAQPFFVCFSFYSVHTPLQSRPDLQAKYEAKRQKLGLEPKFGREEPRDVRLVQEHAVYAGMVEAMDAAVGKVLSKLEQLGLDKNTLVFFTSDNGGLSTSEGSPTSNLPLRGGKGWLYEGGIREPLIVRWPGVVKPGTAVATPVCSPDYFATLADITGTKPTSKIDGVSLRPVLEGKELPERPLFWHYPHYGNQGGAPGAAMRKGDWKLIQWSEQERPELFNLKIDLSETKDLSKQEPERVKAMLAELQAWQKDVGALLPTPNPAYDPSKPDGRAAPPANAGKKAGKKKVQ encoded by the coding sequence ATGTTTCGGAAATGCCTGCTTTCCCTCGTCTTTTGCGCCTCGGTGCTGCCTGCCGCAGAGCGGCCCAATGTGGTGTTTTTCCTGGTGGACGACCTGGGGCAGCGCGACCTCGGCTGCTACGGCAGCAGCTTTTACGAGACGCCGAACATCGACCGCCTGGCCAAAGAAGGAGCACGTTTTACCGATGCCTACGCCGCCTGCCCGGTGTGCTCGCCCACGCGTGCAGCCATCCAGACGGGGCGCTGGCCTCAGCGCACGGGCATCACGGACTACATCGGCGCGCCGCTGAAACCGGAAGGCTGGAAGCGCAATACACGCCTGCTGCCTGCGCCGTACTCCGACCGCCTGGCGCATGAGGAGGTAACGCTGGGAGAGCTCATGAAAAGCGCGGGCTATGCCACTTTCTTTGGCGGGAAGTGGCACCTGGGCCCCGAGGGCTTCTGGCCAGAGGACCAGGGCTACGACGTGAACATGGGCGGCATCGACCGCGGCGGGCCCTATGGCCGTGGCAAATACTTCGTGCCCTACGACAACCCGCGCCTGCCCGACGGCCCGCCTGGCGAGCACCTGCCTGACCGGCTGGCTACGGAGGCGGGGAAGTTCATCGAGGCGCACAAGGCGCAGCCCTTCTTTGTCTGCTTCTCCTTCTACTCCGTTCACACGCCGCTGCAGTCGCGCCCGGATTTGCAGGCCAAGTATGAGGCCAAGCGCCAGAAACTGGGGCTGGAGCCCAAGTTTGGCCGCGAGGAGCCACGCGATGTGCGGCTGGTGCAGGAGCACGCTGTCTATGCCGGCATGGTGGAGGCCATGGACGCCGCCGTGGGCAAGGTTTTGTCTAAGTTGGAACAACTGGGCCTGGACAAAAACACGCTCGTCTTTTTCACCTCCGACAACGGCGGCCTGAGCACGAGCGAGGGATCTCCCACCTCCAATCTGCCGCTGCGTGGCGGCAAGGGCTGGCTGTATGAGGGCGGCATCCGCGAGCCCCTCATCGTGCGCTGGCCCGGCGTGGTGAAGCCAGGCACCGCGGTGGCTACGCCGGTGTGCAGTCCGGACTACTTTGCCACCCTGGCAGATATCACAGGCACCAAGCCGACCTCCAAGATCGACGGCGTGAGCCTGCGCCCCGTGCTGGAGGGCAAAGAGCTGCCGGAGCGCCCGCTCTTCTGGCACTACCCGCACTACGGCAATCAGGGCGGAGCCCCCGGGGCCGCCATGCGAAAGGGTGACTGGAAGCTCATCCAGTGGTCCGAGCAGGAGCGGCCGGAGCTTTTTAATCTAAAGATTGATCTCAGTGAAACCAAAGACCTGTCCAAGCAGGAACCGGAGCGTGTGAAGGCCATGCTGGCCGAACTGCAGGCCTGGCAGAAAGACGTGGGTGCGCTGCTACCCACGCCCAACCCCGCCTACGATCCCTCCAAGCCAGACGGCCGCGCCGCGCCGCCTGCCAATGCCGGGAAGAAAGCAGGCAAAAAGAAGGTCCAATAA
- a CDS encoding SDR family NAD(P)-dependent oxidoreductase, giving the protein MSHLQGQNIILMGGTTGLGLSAAKKLVAAGARVVVTSRTQENVDAALAELGPQARGFAADAATPEAAERAVELTLSEFGRVDALYHVAGGSGRSRGDGPLHELTDEGLDYTLALNLNSVIYSNRAAVKQFLKQGGGGVILNMASVLGYSPSAQFFASHAYAAAKAGIIGFSKSIAAYYAPQNIRVNVIAPALVETPMSKRAAGNNEIMTFIKTKQPLDGGRIGHPEDCDAAALLLLSADSKFITGQVLAVDGGWTVSEGQIG; this is encoded by the coding sequence ATGTCTCATCTTCAAGGCCAGAACATCATCCTCATGGGCGGCACCACGGGCCTGGGCTTGTCTGCGGCGAAAAAGCTCGTGGCCGCCGGGGCGCGGGTGGTGGTGACAAGCCGCACGCAGGAGAATGTGGACGCCGCTCTGGCAGAGCTCGGCCCGCAGGCGCGTGGCTTTGCCGCCGATGCTGCCACGCCTGAGGCGGCTGAGCGTGCAGTGGAGCTGACCCTCAGCGAGTTTGGCCGGGTGGATGCGCTCTATCACGTGGCAGGCGGCAGCGGCCGCAGCCGTGGCGATGGCCCCCTGCATGAGCTGACCGACGAGGGCCTGGACTACACGCTCGCTCTCAACCTGAACTCCGTCATCTACTCCAATCGCGCCGCGGTGAAGCAGTTCCTCAAGCAGGGCGGCGGCGGGGTGATCCTCAACATGGCCAGCGTGCTCGGCTACTCGCCCTCCGCGCAGTTCTTTGCCTCGCACGCCTACGCGGCGGCCAAGGCGGGCATCATCGGCTTCAGCAAATCCATCGCCGCGTATTATGCGCCGCAGAACATCCGCGTGAACGTCATCGCTCCCGCGCTGGTGGAGACGCCCATGTCCAAGCGCGCTGCGGGAAACAACGAGATCATGACCTTCATCAAAACCAAGCAGCCCCTCGACGGCGGCCGCATCGGCCACCCCGAAGACTGCGATGCCGCCGCGCTGCTGCTGCTCTCTGCCGATTCCAAATTCATCACCGGCCAGGTGCTTGCCGTGGATGGCGGGTGGACAGTGAGCGAAGGGCAGATTGGTTAG
- a CDS encoding RNA polymerase sigma factor translates to MNATETTPELDPSVIEDIRLLKRIAERDSASFQTFYKKYSGLIFASISNVLNDHHDTEDVMQEVLVQVWNKAHLYEPRKGKPLTWLTTLARNRAIDRIRSKQRRSRLNDDFETENKKDQYEFEPSGHENLETKERDTILHSAVSRLTDDQREAIELTYFSGLTQAEVAERLHEPLGTIKARIRRGVNRLETLVKPRLA, encoded by the coding sequence ATGAACGCGACTGAAACGACCCCCGAGTTAGATCCCAGCGTCATCGAAGACATCCGGCTCCTGAAGCGAATCGCCGAGCGCGATTCAGCCAGCTTCCAGACCTTCTACAAAAAGTACAGCGGCCTCATCTTTGCCTCCATCTCCAATGTACTGAACGACCACCACGACACCGAGGACGTGATGCAGGAAGTGCTGGTGCAGGTCTGGAACAAGGCCCACCTCTACGAACCCCGCAAGGGCAAGCCCCTCACCTGGCTGACCACCCTGGCCCGGAATCGTGCCATCGACCGCATCCGCTCCAAGCAGCGCCGCTCACGCCTGAATGACGACTTTGAGACAGAAAACAAGAAGGACCAGTATGAGTTTGAGCCCTCCGGCCACGAAAATCTGGAAACCAAGGAGCGCGACACCATTCTGCACAGTGCGGTGTCACGACTGACGGACGACCAACGCGAGGCCATCGAGCTGACTTACTTCAGCGGACTGACGCAGGCCGAGGTGGCCGAGCGCCTCCACGAGCCACTGGGCACCATCAAGGCGCGCATCCGCCGTGGTGTGAACCGCCTGGAGACGCTGGTGAAGCCGCGTCTGGCCTGA